The DNA region GTCTGCGCGGAGTTTATATCACGGGTGCGCGAGGACCCTGACTCCATTACTTGTGATTATGCGGTAACATTATTGAATGGTCAACCAAATGGCGATATCCTGGATCCGTTAATACTTAGAATAGTTGCTGAATGCCATTTTCGGAGCGCCAGATATGGCGATGCAATTCGTCTACTAAAGATGTCACTTCGTGAAGATTTTCACTGCTTGCCATCCCGACCTCGAAAAAAGATTTTGATATTGGACGAAGCTGGCGTGCACTTCCAACTCAGCGAGATCTACTCTGTACTATCCAGGATAGACGACGCTAAAAGAGAGGAGCTTGTCGCGCTGGAGATGGCAAGAGCGGTTTACCCGGAGGAGACCCCCATGGAACTGATCTACCGCAAGGGCCTGCAGCCCAAGTCTCTTGTTGAGCGTAGAAAACTGGGCATCCCCCTGTGGAGCATAGTCGTGCCAGAGTGATCTCGGGTGGGGTGGGGGACGGGGGGGGCGCGGATAGGGGTAGGAGGAGCCGGTTGATTCCCGGCCCCCCTTCCTCCGAACCGTATGGGCGGATCTCCCGCGTACGGCTCTCCGGTCAGTGGGTTCCTCAGCGGGACTGTGGCAAGCGGCCGCATGGGCTGCGGTTAAGGTGAACAACCCATGAGCCACAAAGTAGGCGTTCGGCCAGCGCTGATGGTCTCGCCCTCGGCCCCGTCCTCGGCCTCCGCGGCGCTTGCGCAGAATGCTGCGCAGACGCATGCGGATCCAGCTGTCGAGGGGGCCAAAGGTTGTATGGTGGCTGTGTTTGTGAGGCCGACCGGCTGTCGCTCCGGTCTCACGGCGGCAGGAGGAGGGAGGCGGGACAGTCCCGAACCTGATGCCGCGGCCGGACCGCAAGACGAAAACCTTGCAGGCAGAAAACCCGGAGGGCTCCCCCCCGACCAACGTCCACACTCAATCCGCCAGGGTCTGGCGCACCAGGTCGCGGAACGCCGCCAGGGAGGCGATGGTCACCGCGCGTTTCAGCAGGGCCTGCAGCGCCGCCTCGGTCTCGATCTGCTCCAGGCTGCGGATCATGGCTTCCGGGACGGCCTCGAAGCGGGTCTCAAGAACCTCGATGACGCTCCGGCGCAGGGTACTGGTCCTCCCCTGGTGGAATCCTTGCTGAAGTCCCTGCTGGATCCCTTGCTGAAGTCCTTGCTGGATTCCCTGCTGAAGGCCGCGCTCCAGACCCCGCTGCTCCCAACGCTCGGCAAGTGTCGGCATGTCCATCCCTCCATCGGCAAGCGCGCCATCGATGGCGGCGCGAAAGGCCTCCTCCTCCACCTGCGGCGCGGCTGCGGCCACGTAGCGGAGCAGGGTTTCGACGTATTGGAGCCCAGTCTGGGAACGGGCCAAGTCGCGCATCAGGGCGAGAACCCCTGGCAGTCGGTCGCCCAGGTCGTGGGCAAAGATGTGCTTCGTGATCAAAAGGAAGCTGCGGAGCAGCACCTCGCCCCGGATCGCCTCGTCCGGCCAGCGGGCCAGATCCATGATCTCGTAGCGGAAGGATGGCCGGTACGCTCCCAGGGCCGCCGGCAGGTCGAACAACTCCCCGAAGTCAGGGGATGCGACCAGACGGGGCGGCCGTGGTAGTAGAGGAGCGGGATCACCGGCGGCAGCGGTCCGGGGCCGGAGATCGCCCGGTGCCGGCTCCAGATCTGGACCGCGTAGCGGAGCAGGTCCAGAGGCGGGCAGCCGCCGGGATGGCTGCGGTGCTCGAAGAGGATAGAGAGGTAGCCGGGCCGGCCATCGACCAGGTTGACCTGGTAGAGCGCAGGTCCGACAGGTGCTCGGCCAGCTGGGGATCGACGAAGCTGTCCTTCACCACGTCCAGGGAAGACAGGTCCAGACTGGCAACCACCGGCGGCGACAGATAGTTGGCGAGAAGGCCCGGGCGGTGGCCGGCCGGCCCAGCACCTCCTTGACGAAGCGGTCATGGGGATTGGCAACCTCGGTCATGGCCGTATCCTACGGGCCGACCGGGGGCTTGTCAACGCGGCCGGGCAAGGCGTTCGCCCTCCGGCGGGCCACCGAGCAGGCCCCCAATCCTATGCCGATGACCGGCTGGCCCGGCTCAGCCACGGCAGCGGCAGGATTGCAGGCGTTCTTCGCTTCGGGGGCCGCTGGCTGAAGATGCTGCGGCGGGGGGGGCACGGGGTCGGGCGGCGGAGGCTCAGGGGGTGGCGGGGGGAGGCAGCGGCTGCTTGCCGCCGCAGTCGTCCAGGCAGACGAAGGTGATGCGGGTGGAGAAGACCGGCTCCTCGGCGCCCAGTTGCAGGGCGTGGTTGAAGACCGTGACCCGGTAGGTGGCGGCGCTGGTGCCGGCCTGCTCCCGCTCCACCAGGAAGCGCAGCAGCGACCCTTCCTTGACCGAGCGCCTGAATTCCACCCGGTCGAGGCCAACGGTGACGAAGTTGCAGCCGGGATAGTCCAGGCTGGCGGCGATCCAGCCCACCTCGTCCACCCACTTGAGAAGATTGCCGCCGAACAGATAACCGTAGTGGTTGAGGTGCTCCGGCAAGACGAGCTTGTAGCTCTCCATGACCCCGCTCAGCCCCAGGTCGCCGGTCCGGCGTCCCACTCCGGGGCCGCAGGGGCCGCTTCGGCCGCCGGAGTGGCGGCGGCGAAGACGATACGGTTGCGGCCCTGGGCCTTGGCCTGGTAGAGGGCCGTGTCGGCGCTCTGCAGGAGGGCGGTAGCGCTCCGGCCGTGCTCCGGAAAGCTGGCGACACCGATGCTCACCGTCAGACCGGCCGCCGCCGCGCAGCCGTTGGCCGGCAGGCTGGCCCTGGCCACCCCCTGCCGGACCCGCTCCGCCACCGCCAGGGCCTCCCGGCGGCCAGCGGTGGGCAGGAGCAGACAGAACTCCTCGCCGCCGTAACGGGTCACCACGTCCATCTCCCGCACCGATTCCCGCAGCACCCCGGCCGTCACCCGCAGGGCCTCGTCCCCGGCCAGATGCCCGCAGCGGTCGTTGTAGCGCTTGAAATGGTCGATGTCCACCATGAGCACCGCCAGGGTGGAATCGCAGCGCTGGCTACGGCTGATCTCTTCGGTCATGCGCCGCTCCAGATAACGGCGGTTGTGGACCCCGGTGAGGGGGTCGGTGATGGACAGGTGCTCCAGGATCTGGCTGCCGGCCAGGGTGCGGCTGCGCTCGATCAGGGCCGAGGCGTGGCTGGCAAAGGCCGACAGCATCTGGCAGTCCAGGTCGGTGAAGATGCTTGGCCCCTCCTTGTCCGCCAGATTGAGCACCCCGGTGGTCCGATCCCGGAAGCGCAAGGGCAGGCTGACGAAGGATTTGCTGGTGAAGCGGGGTCGCCCGGGCCGGGCCAGCCGGGGGTCGGTCTCGATGTCCTCCACCAGCAGGGGCTGGCCGTCTGCCGCCACCCGGCCGGCAATGCCGCTGCCGATCGGGATGCGCAGGCCGTGCACCAGGCTGGGATTCATGCCTTTGACCGAGACAATGGCCAGGTCCCCGGCCTTCTGGTCCAGAAGCATCAGGGAGCCGCGGCTGGCCCCCACCAGCTCGGAGGCCATGTCCAGAACCTGGTGACAGAGCGTCTGCTGGTCGTCGGTGCAGTGCAGGTTGGCAAACATCGCCACCATGCTCTGCAGGCGCAAGCCCTGGTGGTGCAAGGCCGCTTCCCGCCGGAGCATCTCCAGCCGCTGGGCCAGCCGGCCGGCCACCAGCTCCACCAGCATGACCTCCTGGCGGCCCAGGGGACGGCCGGTGAGGACCAGCATGCCGGTTGGCCGGTGGTCGACCAGGAGCGGCACGCCGGTGGCAAGGCCCTGTTCGGGGAAGATCTCCCGGGCCAGTTGCTCGTCCACCGCCACCGATCCGGAGCCGGAATTGGGGAAGAGCCGGCTGACGATCTCGGCGCCCAGGGTCAGGGCCTGAGCCCCCTGGCCCCAGAGGTGGTGCAGGGTCAGGGGACCGCCAGGGACCGCCGGCAGGGCCAGGCCCACGCCATCCAGATCGAAGAGGATGCCCAGCCCCTCCCCCACCAGGCTCATGGTCTCGGCCTGGGAGCTGGCCCGATCGATATCCGCCGACAGCTTGACGATGGCCGGCAGCCGCTCGTGACCTGCCAGGGCCGGCAGCAGCGCCGCCGTCGGCCGGCCGGCCGCCGCAGCAGCGCTGCCGACTGTGCCGGCAGAAGGGGCCAGCTGGGCCAGTCTGGCGGCAAGCCGGCTGGCGGCCCGGGCCAGTCCCCGCTCGGTGGCCACCGGCAGGCGATTCAAGAGCTGCCGGAAGGCTGCTGGACGCAGATCCAAGCCAACGGCGATCTGGTCCGCCCGCCGGCGGTCGAGAAAGGGATCCCGCACCCCGGCGGCCACCACCGCCGCCGGCCCCAGACCGCCGGGCACCGGCACGGCAAAGGCCGGAAGACCCAGGGGGCAGCGCCCGGTGGCCGTACTGCCGGTGGCCAGGGCCGCCTGCACCAGGCCCCGCACCGCCGGCCAGCAGCGACTGGCGCAGGCCGTGCACTCGGCCAAGGCCGGACAGAGCCGCCAGCCCACTTCTCTGGCCGGCGCCTCCTCCGGGCCCGCCGGCAGCGCAGCCAAGGCGTAAGGAGCCA from Thermodesulfobacteriota bacterium includes:
- a CDS encoding Rpn family recombination-promoting nuclease/putative transposase, which encodes MVDGRPGYLSILFEHRSHPGGCPPLDLLRYAVQIWSRHRAISGPGPLPPVIPLLYYHGRPVWSHPLTSGSCSTCRRPWERTGHPSATRSWIWPAGRTRRSGARCCSAASF
- a CDS encoding acyl-CoA thioesterase — translated: MESYKLVLPEHLNHYGYLFGGNLLKWVDEVGWIAASLDYPGCNFVTVGLDRVEFRRSVKEGSLLRFLVEREQAGTSAATYRVTVFNHALQLGAEEPVFSTRITFVCLDDCGGKQPLPPPATP
- a CDS encoding sensor domain-containing diguanylate cyclase, producing MSDASASFSPEQLLAGVRRDKALAPYALAALPAGPEEAPAREVGWRLCPALAECTACASRCWPAVRGLVQAALATGSTATGRCPLGLPAFAVPVPGGLGPAAVVAAGVRDPFLDRRRADQIAVGLDLRPAAFRQLLNRLPVATERGLARAASRLAARLAQLAPSAGTVGSAAAAAGRPTAALLPALAGHERLPAIVKLSADIDRASSQAETMSLVGEGLGILFDLDGVGLALPAVPGGPLTLHHLWGQGAQALTLGAEIVSRLFPNSGSGSVAVDEQLAREIFPEQGLATGVPLLVDHRPTGMLVLTGRPLGRQEVMLVELVAGRLAQRLEMLRREAALHHQGLRLQSMVAMFANLHCTDDQQTLCHQVLDMASELVGASRGSLMLLDQKAGDLAIVSVKGMNPSLVHGLRIPIGSGIAGRVAADGQPLLVEDIETDPRLARPGRPRFTSKSFVSLPLRFRDRTTGVLNLADKEGPSIFTDLDCQMLSAFASHASALIERSRTLAGSQILEHLSITDPLTGVHNRRYLERRMTEEISRSQRCDSTLAVLMVDIDHFKRYNDRCGHLAGDEALRVTAGVLRESVREMDVVTRYGGEEFCLLLPTAGRREALAVAERVRQGVARASLPANGCAAAAGLTVSIGVASFPEHGRSATALLQSADTALYQAKAQGRNRIVFAAATPAAEAAPAAPEWDAGPATWG